One Bacillus sp. (in: firmicutes) DNA window includes the following coding sequences:
- a CDS encoding DUF4430 domain-containing protein, whose product MGKFLRMSVLAIVLFAQLLTGVNVGVSAEATNDEVNNITALSLLTAAEKVEIEESSWGPMITAINGLKAAPPYFWAFYVNNDEASVGAGDYIPEVGDQLSFRYTSWEDTSNTYTTEETIKVVGLSSNSTALSLLQEAETIEVEESQWGPMIKAINGLREAGTYYWAFYVNGAEASVGAHSYKPKAGDALTFKYTSWAGEPDKVQPSSKITIAALPIGEPPLNEGTKPNIQCNQLPEGTPIEKAVKWVQCNNNTPTLEEVLAFRQIGQPVPKSYIENIEKSVNATSGNFTSVTDLEKAALGLILSDKDPTNFNGINVIEKIYNNKNLTMQGINGVIYGLITLDSKNFPVPSNAEWTREKLIKHIINNQLSSGGWALNGSTADIDITAMTLSSLAKYQNQQNVKATIDKAIQFLKNSQQQSGGFLSINGQENSQSSAQVIIALSTLGINPEGFTKQNSNVHSALLLFQNNDGGFSNLNGRNSELVSTGQGLLALISYERFEKGKSSVYDLSALPPLVVGERGGNGSGGSFPTPPGDGKKQTITITVRSHQSTILSTSTMEVSSGTTALSALLDALGSRVETSGYGSTAYVIAIDALAEFQHGPTSGWKYSVNGYFPSSSAGSYSLNNGDSLEWVYVLKDDEAAKEKAAMSGNVQNTRPEAVSIAVFDSLESIKANSQKLNVILNKEQKMLAGEAQKLKEALQANIVKLEKSVIPTEETVITGPTVDEAKIIIPKEALKEQKTIKIEELDASANKDSQVKSPIYQFFPNGIKFEKPVYISITIPIENDDLDYFVMAWFDEEEKQWLPIPTVIDAKTGIVTGMVDHFTKFAVISKSAENKLDITAEMNQLIRYLQEDQTQSEWEDFGLARLNLADKKAVIAGIIKKLTEANGDFRKITDYERYALTVHALDGNPTSIGGYDLIEKIYNNERMTLQGTNGLIFALIALDSGHYQVPSNAKWNREKILAEILTNQNKDGGFSLVNGEASDVDITAMAISSLANYKEMENVSSAIDKAINWLSSVQQGSGGFIADGAENSESAAQVIIALTSVGIDPQGSLFTKAKGNVISNLLSYQTKDGGFANLKNEASNQIASEQALLALIALDRFNNSMGSIYLFTNEEKAKEAVKSIPVFADEKQISSYALQSIYEAFDKEIMYGVEKEPLKFAPLEPLTRAQFTAILVKLLEGEAYEQNNIIFEDVKPGQWYYSVVMRGHQLGIISGTSATTFNPNEAITREQVAVILARAFQLVQKQEASKTIIYKDIANLSQYNQVAIEALYDHNLMKGYEGGLFKPNDLVTREMGAVLAVRIAEKF is encoded by the coding sequence TTGGGGAAGTTTTTAAGAATGTCGGTTCTAGCAATCGTGTTGTTTGCACAATTGCTAACTGGGGTAAATGTGGGGGTTTCGGCGGAGGCAACGAACGATGAAGTTAATAATATAACAGCTTTATCGTTGTTAACTGCTGCGGAAAAAGTGGAGATTGAAGAATCTTCGTGGGGTCCAATGATAACAGCGATTAATGGATTGAAAGCTGCTCCACCTTATTTTTGGGCCTTTTATGTAAATAATGATGAGGCATCTGTAGGCGCAGGAGATTATATACCAGAAGTTGGAGACCAGCTCTCGTTTCGATATACATCATGGGAAGATACTTCAAACACATATACGACCGAAGAAACTATAAAAGTTGTAGGGCTATCATCTAATTCAACTGCTTTATCACTTCTGCAAGAAGCGGAAACCATAGAGGTAGAGGAATCACAATGGGGCCCCATGATTAAAGCAATCAATGGCCTCAGAGAAGCAGGCACATACTACTGGGCCTTTTATGTGAATGGAGCGGAGGCATCTGTAGGAGCGCATTCCTATAAACCAAAAGCTGGTGATGCACTGACCTTTAAATATACATCATGGGCGGGAGAGCCAGATAAGGTACAGCCAAGTAGTAAAATTACAATCGCTGCCTTACCTATTGGGGAACCCCCTTTAAATGAGGGGACTAAGCCGAATATTCAGTGTAACCAATTACCGGAAGGGACACCTATAGAAAAAGCCGTTAAATGGGTTCAATGCAATAACAATACTCCAACTTTGGAAGAAGTATTAGCATTTAGACAAATAGGGCAGCCTGTTCCTAAATCCTATATAGAAAACATTGAAAAAAGTGTTAATGCTACTAGTGGTAACTTTACTAGTGTCACCGACCTTGAAAAAGCTGCGCTTGGTCTAATACTTAGTGATAAAGACCCTACTAATTTCAATGGAATTAATGTAATAGAAAAGATCTATAACAATAAAAATTTGACCATGCAGGGAATAAATGGAGTTATATATGGGTTAATCACGTTAGACAGTAAAAACTTCCCTGTCCCAAGTAATGCTGAATGGACTAGGGAAAAATTAATTAAACACATTATAAACAATCAATTAAGTAGTGGCGGATGGGCATTAAATGGTTCAACAGCAGACATTGATATAACTGCAATGACCCTAAGTAGTTTAGCTAAATATCAAAATCAACAAAATGTAAAAGCAACCATTGATAAAGCAATCCAATTTCTAAAGAATTCACAGCAACAAAGTGGTGGGTTTTTATCTATAAATGGACAAGAAAATAGTCAAAGTTCTGCCCAAGTAATTATTGCCTTATCTACTCTCGGGATTAACCCAGAAGGATTTACAAAGCAAAATAGCAATGTTCATAGTGCCTTGCTTTTGTTTCAAAATAATGATGGTGGATTTTCAAACCTTAATGGTAGAAACTCAGAATTAGTTTCTACTGGTCAGGGATTGCTTGCTCTTATTTCCTATGAGAGATTCGAAAAAGGAAAAAGCTCAGTATATGATTTATCTGCTTTACCTCCTTTAGTTGTAGGGGAAAGGGGAGGAAATGGTAGTGGTGGTTCATTTCCAACACCACCTGGTGATGGAAAAAAACAAACAATTACAATTACAGTCAGAAGCCATCAGTCTACTATTCTATCGACAAGTACAATGGAAGTAAGTTCTGGAACAACTGCTTTAAGTGCCCTACTAGATGCACTTGGAAGTAGAGTTGAAACAAGTGGTTATGGATCAACAGCCTATGTAATTGCGATTGATGCTTTAGCTGAGTTTCAACATGGGCCAACAAGCGGCTGGAAGTATTCAGTAAATGGTTATTTTCCTAGTAGTAGCGCAGGGTCATACAGTTTAAATAATGGTGACAGCCTAGAATGGGTTTATGTTCTAAAGGATGATGAGGCAGCGAAAGAAAAAGCGGCAATGAGTGGAAACGTTCAAAACACCAGACCAGAGGCTGTAAGTATTGCTGTTTTTGATTCATTAGAAAGTATAAAAGCCAATTCGCAAAAGTTAAATGTAATTCTTAATAAAGAACAAAAAATGTTAGCTGGGGAAGCACAAAAATTAAAAGAAGCCTTACAAGCAAATATTGTTAAACTCGAAAAAAGTGTTATTCCAACTGAGGAAACAGTTATTACTGGTCCAACAGTTGATGAAGCTAAAATTATTATTCCAAAAGAAGCTTTAAAAGAGCAAAAAACGATTAAAATAGAAGAACTTGATGCATCTGCAAATAAAGATAGTCAAGTAAAATCTCCGATTTATCAATTTTTTCCAAATGGTATAAAATTTGAAAAGCCAGTCTATATTTCTATTACTATACCGATTGAGAATGATGATTTAGATTATTTTGTGATGGCATGGTTTGATGAAGAAGAAAAACAATGGCTACCAATTCCTACGGTTATTGATGCAAAAACAGGTATCGTTACGGGCATGGTTGATCACTTTACTAAATTTGCGGTAATTTCCAAGTCAGCTGAAAATAAACTTGATATAACTGCTGAAATGAATCAGTTAATCCGCTATCTTCAAGAGGATCAAACACAATCAGAGTGGGAAGACTTCGGATTAGCCCGATTGAATCTAGCTGACAAAAAGGCTGTTATAGCGGGGATTATTAAAAAGTTAACAGAAGCGAACGGAGATTTTCGGAAAATTACTGACTACGAACGCTATGCATTAACTGTCCATGCATTAGACGGTAATCCAACGAGCATAGGCGGCTATGATTTAATTGAAAAAATCTATAATAATGAACGAATGACATTGCAAGGAACGAACGGTTTGATTTTTGCCCTTATTGCATTAGATAGCGGCCATTATCAAGTGCCAAGTAATGCCAAGTGGAATCGAGAAAAAATCTTAGCAGAAATATTGACAAATCAAAATAAAGATGGTGGATTTTCACTTGTGAACGGTGAGGCTTCTGATGTTGATATTACAGCAATGGCGATAAGTAGCTTGGCAAATTATAAAGAAATGGAAAATGTGTCAAGTGCGATTGATAAAGCAATCAATTGGTTAAGCAGTGTACAACAAGGAAGTGGCGGTTTTATTGCCGATGGGGCGGAAAATAGTGAAAGTGCCGCTCAGGTTATCATTGCTTTAACCTCTGTTGGAATTGATCCACAAGGAAGTTTATTTACGAAGGCAAAAGGAAACGTCATTTCAAACCTCCTGTCATACCAAACAAAAGATGGGGGCTTTGCCAATCTTAAAAATGAAGCATCAAACCAAATTGCTTCAGAACAAGCTTTATTGGCATTGATTGCATTGGATCGCTTCAATAATAGTATGGGTTCTATTTATCTATTTACGAACGAGGAAAAAGCGAAAGAAGCCGTGAAAAGTATTCCAGTTTTTGCTGATGAAAAACAAATATCGTCTTATGCCCTCCAATCTATTTATGAGGCTTTTGATAAAGAGATCATGTACGGCGTTGAAAAAGAGCCGTTAAAGTTTGCGCCACTAGAGCCGCTAACACGCGCCCAGTTCACCGCTATTTTAGTAAAGCTATTGGAAGGCGAAGCATATGAACAAAACAATATTATTTTTGAAGATGTAAAACCAGGTCAGTGGTATTACAGTGTTGTGATGAGAGGGCATCAACTTGGAATTATAAGCGGGACATCAGCAACAACATTTAATCCAAATGAGGCGATTACTAGAGAACAAGTTGCAGTAATCCTTGCTAGAGCTTTCCAACTAGTACAAAAACAAGAGGCGTCCAAAACAATCATTTACAAAGATATTGCAAACTTAAGTCAATATAATCAAGTAGCAATTGAAGCGCTGTATGACCATAACCTTATGAAAGGCTATGAAGGTGGTTTATTTAAACCAAACGATTTGGTAACAAGAGAAATGGGAGCAGTGCTTGCAGTCCGTATTGCAGAAAAATTTTAA